The sequence below is a genomic window from Caloramator mitchellensis.
TTTCATCAACTGCAATTATCTCAGGATTCATCGAGCGAATAAGCATATAAATTCCTGCTACTTTGGGACAACTATCAAGAACGTCAGTTCTAATTCCTACATCCAATTGAGGAACTCCATGAAAACAAGCAGCAATTTCCCCCCTTTCATCTATTAATCCAATCCTATAACCTTTAATATTTAAAGAATTATCCCCACTGCTAAGCACCCTTATGATATCTCTTAACAGCGTAGTTTTACCGCAACCTGGAGGAGAAATTATCAAGGTATGATTTACTCCTTCACTATATAATCTGCTTACTAAATTATTTGCACAACCTTTTATCTCCTTTGCAATTCTTATGTTCATTCCTGATATATACTTTAAAGTTTTTACTTTGTTTCCATCTAAAACAACTTTTCCTACCAGTCCTACTCTATGTCCTCCTCTTAGGGTTATAAAACCTTGTTTAACTTCTTCCTCAACAGCATATAATGAATAGTCGCTCATCCTTTGAAGTGTTCTTTCAATATCCTGCCTATCCACAACAAATAAATCTTTATATTTAGAATCTATACAACCGCTATTGTTGACAAAAAAATCACCATGCTTATTTTGAATCATTAAAGGTCTATTAGCTCTCAATCTTATTTCTTCAATATTATTAAAATCCTCTCTGTTTAACTTTTTTATTAAACTATAAATTCTTTCAGATAATACTTCGGAAAGTATTATTTCAATAGTGTTCTTATTTACTTCTGTATATTCCATTACTTGTCCCCCTTTCTTAATATAAAGTTTATTAGCATTTTATTTATTTTATGAATAAAAAAAATCCCTGGAAAAATTCCAGGGATT
It includes:
- the spoIIIAA gene encoding stage III sporulation protein AA, with the protein product MEYTEVNKNTIEIILSEVLSERIYSLIKKLNREDFNNIEEIRLRANRPLMIQNKHGDFFVNNSGCIDSKYKDLFVVDRQDIERTLQRMSDYSLYAVEEEVKQGFITLRGGHRVGLVGKVVLDGNKVKTLKYISGMNIRIAKEIKGCANNLVSRLYSEGVNHTLIISPPGCGKTTLLRDIIRVLSSGDNSLNIKGYRIGLIDERGEIAACFHGVPQLDVGIRTDVLDSCPKVAGIYMLIRSMNPEIIAVDEIGGPEDAKAIEDALNVGVKIIATAHGRNLDEVMNRNGFRDMLNNTFRKAIVLNRNKGPGTIEEIIDI